The region TAATTGCCATTCTTCATTTTCATTTAAATCGCTAACTAAATCAAGTAAATAGTTGGTAATTGTAATTCTAATTTCGTGCTTTGGGTTATGTTCAATTTCATTAAAAAAGGTAGTTATACCCGAAATTAGTTGATTTGTAACCGATTTCCCACCAATTAAACCTAAAATAGGTTGTTTTTCAACAACTTTTAAATAAATTAATTCGCGATTGTTTTCTACATATAATTTTGCTTTTGGCAATACATGATTAATTAAACGGTTTTGTTCGTTTTTTTCTAATAGATATTGTAGGCTAGAAGCTGCAAATTTTTCAAGCTTTATTTCCTTTGATAAATCAAATGCTTTTGTAGTTAATAAATTTGATACAGTTTGGTTGTTTAAATTGGCAATAATGTTTTTTAATAGTTTAGTAATTTCGGTAAGTAAAAGGTTTTGATTTTTATTGTTATTAAGCCAATTTATAAAGTAGGTACTAATGTTTAATTTATCAATATAGGGTCTAATTGTGGTTGCAGTTAAAAAGTTATCACTTACAAAAGTTCCTAAATTAGAGCCTAATTTATTTTTGTTTTTAGTGATGAGGTTTGTGTGTGGTACTTTAATTCCCAACGGAAATTTAAACAAGGCGGTTACAGCAAACCAATCGGCCAGCGCACCAACCATGCCTGCTTCTGAAAAAGCACGCACGTATTCCATCCAACTTTTAGGGTTGTGTTTTAAAAAATACATCATTACA is a window of Myroides sp. JBRI-B21084 DNA encoding:
- a CDS encoding DUF445 domain-containing protein — encoded protein: MATGLFVLMACIYIVMMYFLKHNPKSWMEYVRAFSEAGMVGALADWFAVTALFKFPLGIKVPHTNLITKNKNKLGSNLGTFVSDNFLTATTIRPYIDKLNISTYFINWLNNNKNQNLLLTEITKLLKNIIANLNNQTVSNLLTTKAFDLSKEIKLEKFAASSLQYLLEKNEQNRLINHVLPKAKLYVENNRELIYLKVVEKQPILGLIGGKSVTNQLISGITTFFNEIEHNPKHEIRITITNYLLDLVSDLNENEEWQLKFNAMKNEFLSQEKISEYANAIWQRSKTDTLESLNNPQSSLNIYLTKTITELIITFKNDTHLQESINNYAKQYVYKLVLKNSNEVGKIIQQTVEKWDGQELSEKLELEVGKDLQYIRINGTLVGGLVGLLIYTLTQIFI